In Paenibacillus ihbetae, the following are encoded in one genomic region:
- a CDS encoding helix-turn-helix domain-containing protein, translating into MEPIHKKVGRNLQAIRKSRGLSLDNVSELTGVSKAMLGQIERGDSNPTISVLWRIVSGLGISFTTLIEEAETEVTVVSPEDVEPFHEAEGAYRVHPLFSYNLRTKFESYMVIMDPGCDHGSEAHNDGVEEYIFVHQGELELWREDECYTVPAGSSVHFAANRPHRYRNPGNEITKFYTIIFYADAAARG; encoded by the coding sequence TTGGAACCCATTCATAAAAAGGTAGGGAGAAATTTACAAGCGATTCGAAAATCGAGGGGCCTCAGCCTGGACAATGTATCGGAGCTGACGGGCGTAAGCAAAGCGATGCTCGGCCAGATCGAGCGCGGGGATTCGAACCCGACGATCTCGGTGTTATGGCGCATCGTCAGCGGTCTGGGAATATCATTCACGACGCTGATCGAGGAAGCGGAGACCGAGGTGACGGTCGTATCGCCCGAAGATGTGGAGCCTTTCCATGAGGCAGAAGGCGCATACCGGGTGCACCCTCTGTTCTCGTACAACCTGCGGACCAAATTCGAGTCGTATATGGTCATCATGGATCCGGGGTGCGATCATGGATCGGAAGCGCATAACGACGGCGTCGAGGAATATATATTTGTCCACCAGGGAGAGCTCGAGCTCTGGCGGGAGGATGAATGCTATACGGTGCCTGCGGGAAGCTCCGTGCATTTCGCGGCCAATCGTCCCCACCGTTACCGGAACCCGGGGAACGAGATTACGAAATTTTATACGATTATTTTCTATGCGGATGCCGCGGCACGCGGTTGA